One Vulpes lagopus strain Blue_001 chromosome 18, ASM1834538v1, whole genome shotgun sequence DNA window includes the following coding sequences:
- the TCFL5 gene encoding transcription factor-like 5 protein isoform X1 gives MSGPGPREPPQAGGPAGPEGADAAPGEAGLSFTTTDLSLVEMTEVEYTQLQHILYSHMEAAAADGELDARLSSAFLAAAAPGAAAAAAAGGFAAAGGAAAAAAAGGGGAAPVYPVLCPPALADGGFAGAAPCLGHVDFQELRMMLLSEAGAPAAPAAPAAPAAPAAPAPAEKTPGADGPGPGAARPKVPDGGGKENAEGAPEARAKPAVRVRLEDRFNSIPAGIPAGIPAEPPPAPRGAEPPEPGVALNNLVTLIRHPSEFMNVPLHQQQNKCTTLVKNKTAAAATALQFTCPLFTANACSAAGGSSLSQTQGSGNPCSILEAAKHQDIGLPRAFSFCYQQEIESTKQTLGSRNKALPEQVWIKVGEEALCKQAINKRNRSRIRQLDTNVERRALGEIQNVGEGSTATQGAWPPAESSQANLGEQTQSGPQGGRSQRRERHNRMERDRRRRIRICCDELNLLVPFCNAETDKATTLQWTTAFLKYIQERHGDSLKKEQSQRVSTARGGRNTWCEWESGRPLLDGSDGGTEAFTALASVLCPGGPGLQVPASACWWSGSADEASGETSAPRFWCCRSRCVAAASVRDRAEVGAHMGAF, from the exons ATGTCGGGCCCCGGGCCGCGGGAGCCGCCGCAGGCGGGCGGGCCGGCGGGCCCCGAGGGCGCGGACGCGGCGCCGGGCGAGGCGGGGCTGAGCTTCACGACCACCGACCTGAGCCTGGTGGAGATGACGGAGGTGGAGTACACGCAGCTGCAGCACATCCTCTACTCGCACatggaggcggcggcggccgacGGCGAGCTCGACGCGCGCCTCAGCTCGGCCTTcctggcggcggcggccccgggcgcggcggcggcggcggcggcgggcggcttcgcggcggcggggggcgcggcggcggcggcggcggcggggggcgggggcgcggcgcccGTGTACCCGGTGCTGTGCCCGCCCGCGCTGGCCGACGGCGGCTTCGCGGGCGCCGCGCCCTGCCTGGGCCACGTCGACTTCCAGGAGCTGCGCATGATGCTGCTGAGCGAGgcgggcgcccccgccgcccccgccgcgcccgccgcgcccgccgcccccgccgcgcccgcgcccgccgagAAGACGCCCGGCGCCGACGGCCCGGGTCCCGGCGCGGCGCGGCCCAAGGTGCCCGACGGCGGCGGCAAGGAGAACGCGGAGGGCGCGCCCGAGGCGCGGGCCAAGCCGGCCGTGCGGGTCCGCCTGGAGGACCGCTTCAACAGCATCCCCGCCGGCATCCCCGCCGGCATCCCCGCcgagccgccgcccgccccgcgcggcgCCGAGCCCCCCGAGCCCGGCGTGGCGCTCAACAA TTTGGTGACTCTTATCCGACATCCTTCCGAATTCATGAACGTTCCTCTTCACCAGCAACAGAACAAATGCACGACGTTGGTGAAAAATAAAACCGCGGCGGCCGCCACCGCCTTACAGTTTACCTGCCCTCTGTTCACGGCCAATGCCTGCTCCGCGGCCGGGGGATCGAGCCTCTCACAGACGCAG GGCTCTGGTAACCCATGTTCTATACTCGAAGCTGCCAAGCATCAGGACATCGGATTGCCTAgagcattttctttctgttaccaGCAGGAAATTGAATCCACTAAACAGACTTTGGGCAGTAGAAACAAAGCTTTGCCTGAGCAGGTTTGGATTAAAGTAGGAG AAGAAGCGCTATGTAAGCAAGCCATAAATAAGAGGAATCGGAGTAGAATACGTCAGCTGGACACAAATGTAGAACGAAGAGCCCTTGGAGAGATTCAGAACGTGGGCGAAGGCTCCACCGCCACACAGGGCGCTTGGCCGCCCGCGGAGTCCTCGCAGGCAAACCTCGGGGAGCAGACCCAGAGCGGGCCCCAGGGAGGAAGGTCGCAGCGTAGGGAGAGGCACAACCGCATGGAAAGAGATAGAAG GCGCAGAATCCGCATTTGCTGTGATGAGCTGAACCTTTTAGTCCCGTTCTGCAACGCGGAGACGGATAAGGCGACCACCCTGCAGTGGACCACAGCGTTTCTAAAGTACATTCAGGAAAGACATGGAGATTCTCTGAAAAAG GAGCAATCCCAGCGCGTGAGCACGGCTCGTGGGGGACGGAACACGTGGTGTGAGTGGGAGTCCGGCCGCCCCCTCCTCGATGGCTcagatggagggacagaggcGTTCACTGCCTTGGCTTCAGTGCTCTGCCCCGGGGGGCCTGGACTCCAGGTGCCGGCGTCGGCGTGCTGGTGGTCGGGGAGTGCCGATGAGGCCTCGGGTGAAACCAGCGCACCCCGATTCTGGTGCTGTCGAAGCCGCTGTGTGGCCGCAGCATCTGTTAGGGACCGAGCTGAGGTGGGTGCACACATGGGAGCCTTTTAA
- the TCFL5 gene encoding transcription factor-like 5 protein isoform X5 yields MSGPGPREPPQAGGPAGPEGADAAPGEAGLSFTTTDLSLVEMTEVEYTQLQHILYSHMEAAAADGELDARLSSAFLAAAAPGAAAAAAAGGFAAAGGAAAAAAAGGGGAAPVYPVLCPPALADGGFAGAAPCLGHVDFQELRMMLLSEAGAPAAPAAPAAPAAPAAPAPAEKTPGADGPGPGAARPKVPDGGGKENAEGAPEARAKPAVRVRLEDRFNSIPAGIPAGIPAEPPPAPRGAEPPEPGVALNNLVTLIRHPSEFMNVPLHQQQNKCTTLVKNKTAAAATALQFTCPLFTANACSAAGGSSLSQTQGSGNPCSILEAAKHQDIGLPRAFSFCYQQEIESTKQTLGSRNKALPEQVWIKVGEEALCKQAINKRNRSRIRQLDTNVERRALGEIQNVGEGSTATQGAWPPAESSQANLGEQTQSGPQGGRSQRRERHNRMERDRRRRIRICCDELNLLVPFCNAETDKATTLQWTTAFLKYIQERHGDSLKKITLPRLIVFEMLGTIL; encoded by the exons ATGTCGGGCCCCGGGCCGCGGGAGCCGCCGCAGGCGGGCGGGCCGGCGGGCCCCGAGGGCGCGGACGCGGCGCCGGGCGAGGCGGGGCTGAGCTTCACGACCACCGACCTGAGCCTGGTGGAGATGACGGAGGTGGAGTACACGCAGCTGCAGCACATCCTCTACTCGCACatggaggcggcggcggccgacGGCGAGCTCGACGCGCGCCTCAGCTCGGCCTTcctggcggcggcggccccgggcgcggcggcggcggcggcggcgggcggcttcgcggcggcggggggcgcggcggcggcggcggcggcggggggcgggggcgcggcgcccGTGTACCCGGTGCTGTGCCCGCCCGCGCTGGCCGACGGCGGCTTCGCGGGCGCCGCGCCCTGCCTGGGCCACGTCGACTTCCAGGAGCTGCGCATGATGCTGCTGAGCGAGgcgggcgcccccgccgcccccgccgcgcccgccgcgcccgccgcccccgccgcgcccgcgcccgccgagAAGACGCCCGGCGCCGACGGCCCGGGTCCCGGCGCGGCGCGGCCCAAGGTGCCCGACGGCGGCGGCAAGGAGAACGCGGAGGGCGCGCCCGAGGCGCGGGCCAAGCCGGCCGTGCGGGTCCGCCTGGAGGACCGCTTCAACAGCATCCCCGCCGGCATCCCCGCCGGCATCCCCGCcgagccgccgcccgccccgcgcggcgCCGAGCCCCCCGAGCCCGGCGTGGCGCTCAACAA TTTGGTGACTCTTATCCGACATCCTTCCGAATTCATGAACGTTCCTCTTCACCAGCAACAGAACAAATGCACGACGTTGGTGAAAAATAAAACCGCGGCGGCCGCCACCGCCTTACAGTTTACCTGCCCTCTGTTCACGGCCAATGCCTGCTCCGCGGCCGGGGGATCGAGCCTCTCACAGACGCAG GGCTCTGGTAACCCATGTTCTATACTCGAAGCTGCCAAGCATCAGGACATCGGATTGCCTAgagcattttctttctgttaccaGCAGGAAATTGAATCCACTAAACAGACTTTGGGCAGTAGAAACAAAGCTTTGCCTGAGCAGGTTTGGATTAAAGTAGGAG AAGAAGCGCTATGTAAGCAAGCCATAAATAAGAGGAATCGGAGTAGAATACGTCAGCTGGACACAAATGTAGAACGAAGAGCCCTTGGAGAGATTCAGAACGTGGGCGAAGGCTCCACCGCCACACAGGGCGCTTGGCCGCCCGCGGAGTCCTCGCAGGCAAACCTCGGGGAGCAGACCCAGAGCGGGCCCCAGGGAGGAAGGTCGCAGCGTAGGGAGAGGCACAACCGCATGGAAAGAGATAGAAG GCGCAGAATCCGCATTTGCTGTGATGAGCTGAACCTTTTAGTCCCGTTCTGCAACGCGGAGACGGATAAGGCGACCACCCTGCAGTGGACCACAGCGTTTCTAAAGTACATTCAGGAAAGACATGGAGATTCTCTGAAAAAG ATCACTCTACCCAGGCTTATTGTGTTCGAGATGCTGGGGACCATCCTTTGA
- the TCFL5 gene encoding transcription factor-like 5 protein isoform X3, protein MSGPGPREPPQAGGPAGPEGADAAPGEAGLSFTTTDLSLVEMTEVEYTQLQHILYSHMEAAAADGELDARLSSAFLAAAAPGAAAAAAAGGFAAAGGAAAAAAAGGGGAAPVYPVLCPPALADGGFAGAAPCLGHVDFQELRMMLLSEAGAPAAPAAPAAPAAPAAPAPAEKTPGADGPGPGAARPKVPDGGGKENAEGAPEARAKPAVRVRLEDRFNSIPAGIPAGIPAEPPPAPRGAEPPEPGVALNNLVTLIRHPSEFMNVPLHQQQNKCTTLVKNKTAAAATALQFTCPLFTANACSAAGGSSLSQTQGSGNPCSILEAAKHQDIGLPRAFSFCYQQEIESTKQTLGSRNKALPEQVWIKVGEEALCKQAINKRNRSRIRQLDTNVERRALGEIQNVGEGSTATQGAWPPAESSQANLGEQTQSGPQGGRSQRRERHNRMERDRRRRIRICCDELNLLVPFCNAETDKATTLQWTTAFLKYIQERHGDSLKKEFESVFCGKTGRRLKLTRPDSLVARPAQESLQSSPAMDVK, encoded by the exons ATGTCGGGCCCCGGGCCGCGGGAGCCGCCGCAGGCGGGCGGGCCGGCGGGCCCCGAGGGCGCGGACGCGGCGCCGGGCGAGGCGGGGCTGAGCTTCACGACCACCGACCTGAGCCTGGTGGAGATGACGGAGGTGGAGTACACGCAGCTGCAGCACATCCTCTACTCGCACatggaggcggcggcggccgacGGCGAGCTCGACGCGCGCCTCAGCTCGGCCTTcctggcggcggcggccccgggcgcggcggcggcggcggcggcgggcggcttcgcggcggcggggggcgcggcggcggcggcggcggcggggggcgggggcgcggcgcccGTGTACCCGGTGCTGTGCCCGCCCGCGCTGGCCGACGGCGGCTTCGCGGGCGCCGCGCCCTGCCTGGGCCACGTCGACTTCCAGGAGCTGCGCATGATGCTGCTGAGCGAGgcgggcgcccccgccgcccccgccgcgcccgccgcgcccgccgcccccgccgcgcccgcgcccgccgagAAGACGCCCGGCGCCGACGGCCCGGGTCCCGGCGCGGCGCGGCCCAAGGTGCCCGACGGCGGCGGCAAGGAGAACGCGGAGGGCGCGCCCGAGGCGCGGGCCAAGCCGGCCGTGCGGGTCCGCCTGGAGGACCGCTTCAACAGCATCCCCGCCGGCATCCCCGCCGGCATCCCCGCcgagccgccgcccgccccgcgcggcgCCGAGCCCCCCGAGCCCGGCGTGGCGCTCAACAA TTTGGTGACTCTTATCCGACATCCTTCCGAATTCATGAACGTTCCTCTTCACCAGCAACAGAACAAATGCACGACGTTGGTGAAAAATAAAACCGCGGCGGCCGCCACCGCCTTACAGTTTACCTGCCCTCTGTTCACGGCCAATGCCTGCTCCGCGGCCGGGGGATCGAGCCTCTCACAGACGCAG GGCTCTGGTAACCCATGTTCTATACTCGAAGCTGCCAAGCATCAGGACATCGGATTGCCTAgagcattttctttctgttaccaGCAGGAAATTGAATCCACTAAACAGACTTTGGGCAGTAGAAACAAAGCTTTGCCTGAGCAGGTTTGGATTAAAGTAGGAG AAGAAGCGCTATGTAAGCAAGCCATAAATAAGAGGAATCGGAGTAGAATACGTCAGCTGGACACAAATGTAGAACGAAGAGCCCTTGGAGAGATTCAGAACGTGGGCGAAGGCTCCACCGCCACACAGGGCGCTTGGCCGCCCGCGGAGTCCTCGCAGGCAAACCTCGGGGAGCAGACCCAGAGCGGGCCCCAGGGAGGAAGGTCGCAGCGTAGGGAGAGGCACAACCGCATGGAAAGAGATAGAAG GCGCAGAATCCGCATTTGCTGTGATGAGCTGAACCTTTTAGTCCCGTTCTGCAACGCGGAGACGGATAAGGCGACCACCCTGCAGTGGACCACAGCGTTTCTAAAGTACATTCAGGAAAGACATGGAGATTCTCTGAAAAAG GAATTTGAGAGTGTGTTTTGCGGTAAAACTGGCAGAAGGCTCAAGTTGACCAGACCGGACTCCTTGGTGGCGCGTCCCGCACAGGAGAGCCTACAGAGCAGCCCGGCCATGGACGTCAAGTGA
- the TCFL5 gene encoding transcription factor-like 5 protein isoform X4 — protein MSGPGPREPPQAGGPAGPEGADAAPGEAGLSFTTTDLSLVEMTEVEYTQLQHILYSHMEAAAADGELDARLSSAFLAAAAPGAAAAAAAGGFAAAGGAAAAAAAGGGGAAPVYPVLCPPALADGGFAGAAPCLGHVDFQELRMMLLSEAGAPAAPAAPAAPAAPAAPAPAEKTPGADGPGPGAARPKVPDGGGKENAEGAPEARAKPAVRVRLEDRFNSIPAGIPAGIPAEPPPAPRGAEPPEPGVALNNLVTLIRHPSEFMNVPLHQQQNKCTTLVKNKTAAAATALQFTCPLFTANACSAAGGSSLSQTQGSGNPCSILEAAKHQDIGLPRAFSFCYQQEIESTKQTLGSRNKALPEQVWIKVGEALCKQAINKRNRSRIRQLDTNVERRALGEIQNVGEGSTATQGAWPPAESSQANLGEQTQSGPQGGRSQRRERHNRMERDRRRRIRICCDELNLLVPFCNAETDKATTLQWTTAFLKYIQERHGDSLKKEFESVFCGKTGRRLKLTRPDSLVARPAQESLQSSPAMDVK, from the exons ATGTCGGGCCCCGGGCCGCGGGAGCCGCCGCAGGCGGGCGGGCCGGCGGGCCCCGAGGGCGCGGACGCGGCGCCGGGCGAGGCGGGGCTGAGCTTCACGACCACCGACCTGAGCCTGGTGGAGATGACGGAGGTGGAGTACACGCAGCTGCAGCACATCCTCTACTCGCACatggaggcggcggcggccgacGGCGAGCTCGACGCGCGCCTCAGCTCGGCCTTcctggcggcggcggccccgggcgcggcggcggcggcggcggcgggcggcttcgcggcggcggggggcgcggcggcggcggcggcggcggggggcgggggcgcggcgcccGTGTACCCGGTGCTGTGCCCGCCCGCGCTGGCCGACGGCGGCTTCGCGGGCGCCGCGCCCTGCCTGGGCCACGTCGACTTCCAGGAGCTGCGCATGATGCTGCTGAGCGAGgcgggcgcccccgccgcccccgccgcgcccgccgcgcccgccgcccccgccgcgcccgcgcccgccgagAAGACGCCCGGCGCCGACGGCCCGGGTCCCGGCGCGGCGCGGCCCAAGGTGCCCGACGGCGGCGGCAAGGAGAACGCGGAGGGCGCGCCCGAGGCGCGGGCCAAGCCGGCCGTGCGGGTCCGCCTGGAGGACCGCTTCAACAGCATCCCCGCCGGCATCCCCGCCGGCATCCCCGCcgagccgccgcccgccccgcgcggcgCCGAGCCCCCCGAGCCCGGCGTGGCGCTCAACAA TTTGGTGACTCTTATCCGACATCCTTCCGAATTCATGAACGTTCCTCTTCACCAGCAACAGAACAAATGCACGACGTTGGTGAAAAATAAAACCGCGGCGGCCGCCACCGCCTTACAGTTTACCTGCCCTCTGTTCACGGCCAATGCCTGCTCCGCGGCCGGGGGATCGAGCCTCTCACAGACGCAG GGCTCTGGTAACCCATGTTCTATACTCGAAGCTGCCAAGCATCAGGACATCGGATTGCCTAgagcattttctttctgttaccaGCAGGAAATTGAATCCACTAAACAGACTTTGGGCAGTAGAAACAAAGCTTTGCCTGAGCAGGTTTGGATTAAAGTAGGAG AAGCGCTATGTAAGCAAGCCATAAATAAGAGGAATCGGAGTAGAATACGTCAGCTGGACACAAATGTAGAACGAAGAGCCCTTGGAGAGATTCAGAACGTGGGCGAAGGCTCCACCGCCACACAGGGCGCTTGGCCGCCCGCGGAGTCCTCGCAGGCAAACCTCGGGGAGCAGACCCAGAGCGGGCCCCAGGGAGGAAGGTCGCAGCGTAGGGAGAGGCACAACCGCATGGAAAGAGATAGAAG GCGCAGAATCCGCATTTGCTGTGATGAGCTGAACCTTTTAGTCCCGTTCTGCAACGCGGAGACGGATAAGGCGACCACCCTGCAGTGGACCACAGCGTTTCTAAAGTACATTCAGGAAAGACATGGAGATTCTCTGAAAAAG GAATTTGAGAGTGTGTTTTGCGGTAAAACTGGCAGAAGGCTCAAGTTGACCAGACCGGACTCCTTGGTGGCGCGTCCCGCACAGGAGAGCCTACAGAGCAGCCCGGCCATGGACGTCAAGTGA
- the TCFL5 gene encoding transcription factor-like 5 protein isoform X2 — translation MSGPGPREPPQAGGPAGPEGADAAPGEAGLSFTTTDLSLVEMTEVEYTQLQHILYSHMEAAAADGELDARLSSAFLAAAAPGAAAAAAAGGFAAAGGAAAAAAAGGGGAAPVYPVLCPPALADGGFAGAAPCLGHVDFQELRMMLLSEAGAPAAPAAPAAPAAPAAPAPAEKTPGADGPGPGAARPKVPDGGGKENAEGAPEARAKPAVRVRLEDRFNSIPAGIPAGIPAEPPPAPRGAEPPEPGVALNNLVTLIRHPSEFMNVPLHQQQNKCTTLVKNKTAAAATALQFTCPLFTANACSAAGGSSLSQTQGSGNPCSILEAAKHQDIGLPRAFSFCYQQEIESTKQTLGSRNKALPEQVWIKVGEALCKQAINKRNRSRIRQLDTNVERRALGEIQNVGEGSTATQGAWPPAESSQANLGEQTQSGPQGGRSQRRERHNRMERDRRRRIRICCDELNLLVPFCNAETDKATTLQWTTAFLKYIQERHGDSLKKEQSQRVSTARGGRNTWCEWESGRPLLDGSDGGTEAFTALASVLCPGGPGLQVPASACWWSGSADEASGETSAPRFWCCRSRCVAAASVRDRAEVGAHMGAF, via the exons ATGTCGGGCCCCGGGCCGCGGGAGCCGCCGCAGGCGGGCGGGCCGGCGGGCCCCGAGGGCGCGGACGCGGCGCCGGGCGAGGCGGGGCTGAGCTTCACGACCACCGACCTGAGCCTGGTGGAGATGACGGAGGTGGAGTACACGCAGCTGCAGCACATCCTCTACTCGCACatggaggcggcggcggccgacGGCGAGCTCGACGCGCGCCTCAGCTCGGCCTTcctggcggcggcggccccgggcgcggcggcggcggcggcggcgggcggcttcgcggcggcggggggcgcggcggcggcggcggcggcggggggcgggggcgcggcgcccGTGTACCCGGTGCTGTGCCCGCCCGCGCTGGCCGACGGCGGCTTCGCGGGCGCCGCGCCCTGCCTGGGCCACGTCGACTTCCAGGAGCTGCGCATGATGCTGCTGAGCGAGgcgggcgcccccgccgcccccgccgcgcccgccgcgcccgccgcccccgccgcgcccgcgcccgccgagAAGACGCCCGGCGCCGACGGCCCGGGTCCCGGCGCGGCGCGGCCCAAGGTGCCCGACGGCGGCGGCAAGGAGAACGCGGAGGGCGCGCCCGAGGCGCGGGCCAAGCCGGCCGTGCGGGTCCGCCTGGAGGACCGCTTCAACAGCATCCCCGCCGGCATCCCCGCCGGCATCCCCGCcgagccgccgcccgccccgcgcggcgCCGAGCCCCCCGAGCCCGGCGTGGCGCTCAACAA TTTGGTGACTCTTATCCGACATCCTTCCGAATTCATGAACGTTCCTCTTCACCAGCAACAGAACAAATGCACGACGTTGGTGAAAAATAAAACCGCGGCGGCCGCCACCGCCTTACAGTTTACCTGCCCTCTGTTCACGGCCAATGCCTGCTCCGCGGCCGGGGGATCGAGCCTCTCACAGACGCAG GGCTCTGGTAACCCATGTTCTATACTCGAAGCTGCCAAGCATCAGGACATCGGATTGCCTAgagcattttctttctgttaccaGCAGGAAATTGAATCCACTAAACAGACTTTGGGCAGTAGAAACAAAGCTTTGCCTGAGCAGGTTTGGATTAAAGTAGGAG AAGCGCTATGTAAGCAAGCCATAAATAAGAGGAATCGGAGTAGAATACGTCAGCTGGACACAAATGTAGAACGAAGAGCCCTTGGAGAGATTCAGAACGTGGGCGAAGGCTCCACCGCCACACAGGGCGCTTGGCCGCCCGCGGAGTCCTCGCAGGCAAACCTCGGGGAGCAGACCCAGAGCGGGCCCCAGGGAGGAAGGTCGCAGCGTAGGGAGAGGCACAACCGCATGGAAAGAGATAGAAG GCGCAGAATCCGCATTTGCTGTGATGAGCTGAACCTTTTAGTCCCGTTCTGCAACGCGGAGACGGATAAGGCGACCACCCTGCAGTGGACCACAGCGTTTCTAAAGTACATTCAGGAAAGACATGGAGATTCTCTGAAAAAG GAGCAATCCCAGCGCGTGAGCACGGCTCGTGGGGGACGGAACACGTGGTGTGAGTGGGAGTCCGGCCGCCCCCTCCTCGATGGCTcagatggagggacagaggcGTTCACTGCCTTGGCTTCAGTGCTCTGCCCCGGGGGGCCTGGACTCCAGGTGCCGGCGTCGGCGTGCTGGTGGTCGGGGAGTGCCGATGAGGCCTCGGGTGAAACCAGCGCACCCCGATTCTGGTGCTGTCGAAGCCGCTGTGTGGCCGCAGCATCTGTTAGGGACCGAGCTGAGGTGGGTGCACACATGGGAGCCTTTTAA